Part of the Trichoderma asperellum chromosome 1, complete sequence genome is shown below.
CAGATAAGACGCAAGATGACAAATCACTCCTCTCCTTCCAGCAGCATAACCTATCTTCCCTTCAAGCCTCTCACGACTCAACCCCCAGTGCCTTCACTCCAACAATCCTATCCTCTTTATCGTCTCGTGAGATGACCCAATATTCCGCTCTTGTTAGATCCCTCGCAACCCTATAAACCCTGACGTCGTTTCCTCGAGTCGCCTCACTCACAGCATCGATGATATTAGCGTATTGTCCATCCGAGTCCCAGTCGACAGGATCCATAATGTCGACTTGGGCGTTCTCGGCGTCCCAGTGGTGAATCAGTTTCGCGAATTCGACTGTATCAACCCAACCCCATGATATAATTAGCACTCTCTTCTACGTTTTCCTCCCGATGCCATGATTAGGAAAAAGGACACAGCACTTGGAATAACAAACCTTCATCTGGAAGCCCCCCTTCGCCCTTCCACTTCAACGACACCCCCTTAAACGGCTCATCCGCCTCGCTCACATAAAACGCATCCTTCAAAACATCTGCAATACTCTTGGGCAGTACGCTCCCCTCGTCCGTCGTCTTGAACGCCCGCTGTCCCCCGCTCTGGGCCGACGACGCAGCCGCCGCCTGTCCCTCCTCTGCGTCCTGGTTCGCCTTGTTAAGGAAGGCCATGTAGTCTTCGTCGCTCGCCATCTTGCGGGGCTGCTGCGTATTGAAAAATCCTTGACGCTGTGTGCTAGGGATGGATATCCGCGGGGCGACTCGAGCGTGTCGCTGCTGCGAGCTTGTGTTCGAATAGCTGGCTAATCGCTGGCGCTGTCGGACGGACTGGGGTATTCTGGTGTTGATACAAAACCCTCTTCTAAATGACAGGTTAAAGGCGCCACCAAATCTTTGTTGAATGAATGGCATGAGTGGGAGTGGTAGGAAGATATGcgagtgatgatgatgtttcTGCAATCAAAGCTCGAGGCCCAGTCAGCTCAAGGTGGGGTGACGTCAACGCGGACGAATCCGTCCACATACCTTGAACCACAGCATAGCAGATCTTGTCTTGTGGGCACTATCAAATTATCCTGGGCTAGTGGAGCGCAGCGAAAATTGCTACAGTGTACAAGTAGAACTATATAACATTGAATTATAgctctaaaaaaaaaattccagcCAAGGCGTTGGCTTTGGACGACAGGCTTGCTGTCAATGTTTGCTGAAATTTATTCCAGTCGGGTAGACTTGTAAATCATATGGAAAACATTACAAGGCACACACACTCTTAGTTGGTCACACATTTTTGTATTGGCGCGGCTACTTTGGCATGCATATATGCGTGGGATTTCCATTATTGTAATAGGAAATCTCATTTGAAATTTTTTCAGACTTCTAACTGaaaaactttttcttttcgtgcTCATCCCATTATGGAGCCCAAACCCAGCCCCAGAAAAGCCTAAGGCAAAACCAAATCCGACACCAATGCAATGATGACCCGACGAATAAActcaaaaaggaaaaaaatcaGTGCCTCGCATTTATGCGGAGGTGAGATCCTTCTTGAGAGTACCCTGgaactgcttcttctccgcagGGGTCTGGAAAGCACCGTGACCGAACTCGGAGGAGGTATCGATCCACTTGAGGCTGATCTTCTCCAGAGCCTTTCTTGAGGTGTGAGTCCACATGGACTTACGGAGGGTCACAACACGCTTCTTGGTACCAGGGATAGAGCCCTTGACCATGACGAAGTCGTTGTTAACCTCACCGTAGCGGACGAAGCCACCGAGACTGCAAAGATTACGTTAGCAATTATAGATCTCAGTTAGAAGTgtagtaaagaaaaacttaCGGAGtgatcttcttcttggtgacATCGGTCTCGGTGGAGGCGCTGTCCTCAGCGTCACCCTTGCCGATTCTGTAAACCTTGTGGTTGACAGAGGTACGGTGGTGGTAACCCTCCTGACCAGCACGGGCAACAGTCCACTGGACGTGGGAAGGATGCCAGGCACCGATACAGGCAACCTTTCGGAGACCCTTGTGAGTCTTACGGGGGAGCTTCTTGGTTCCCCAGCGGGCGGTAACACCGCTGAAGCCGTGACCCTTGGTGACAGCGATAACGTCAATAACCTCATCTTGCTCGAAGATGGAGTCGACGGAAACGGGCTTCTCGAAGAGGTCCTTGCCGAAGTCGACCTTCTCGGCGACAGAGCCACCGTTGATCTGGATCTCCATAAGGTgggccttcttctgcttgagGGGAGTCTTGCGGATCTGGGTGTGGGCAAGGACACGGACGACAGTGCAGTACTTCTTGATGCGCTCGAGCTCGCGGGTGATGGAAGAGCCGCTGTTGTCGGAGTGCTTCTTGGCATACTTGGTGaaagccttcttcttgctcttgtaCCAGTTCTTGTAGAATCGTCGCTTAACCTCGTCGGACAAGTGCTCAGCCCACACGGTGGTGAGGGAGCGCAGACCACGGGGAGTCTCGATGTAGCCCACAAGACCAACAACGATCATCTAAAAGATGTTAGCCATAGGCACATAGCCAAGCGGGCTGCATTGTTCGTACAGGGGGGGTATCAATGATCGAAACAGCCTCCACAACTTCCTTCTTGTTTGCCTTCGCGCCGGGTCGGTCGAGGTCACGAACGATCGTGGTCATACCGGCCTTGTAGCCCATGGCGGCAGTCAGGTGGACGGGCTTCTTGGCGTCATCCTTGGGGAAGCTGGCATTTCCAATTGATTAGCAttgctctttcttctcttcttttgtggTTTCCCCCTTCAACACCCGAATTGAGGTTATCAAAAAATTTTCTGCGAGACTTACGACTTGACCTTTCCGCGGTGGCGGGCAGCGCGCTTCCGAGGCAGATAAGCCAGGGAGCCGTGACGGGGAGCCTCGTACTTGCGGTGCTATTCTGATGTTAACATCTTCATGAGAGCCTTGGAGTTGGATCGGTATGGCTACATACACTCATTTTGGGCGCTGGTGTGGTGATGAGTTGGTATGTAAAAACGACAAAGCTGCACAGAGCAGAAAAGTGTAAAAGGGCTTTCAAAGAAATAATTTGTGGGCGAAATTTTAAGCGAGACCTGATGGGAGGATCAAATGTGGCCCGTGCACGTTAACGCTAAGCCTCCTATAGAAGACAGGGGCATCAGTCCAATCAGATTAAGATACTCCAGAAGAGCAACAGTAAAATCACGTGATTCAGAATTTTCAAGTTTCCGGGATGGGTAGGTAGCATCCAATAGTGTATGGTCTAGATTCTCGGTAAGAGAAGAAGGTACTAAGGTACATAGAATACATGTAATGTACGATATACAGAGaaggggttttttttttagaaaaaaaaaattacactTATGATACGGAAAACGCTCCCTGGCGACAGTTTGTTTTTAGCCAAAAACCGATAACCCGTCCCCATTGCCGTCCGCCATCCCTTCCGTCAACAGTTAACATATGAAACTTAAAAGAAGTAAGTAGTACTAATACTGGGGAGGGAAGTTAGATATATAAtgtaagaaaagaagaagacaaaaatgCACGGTAAATATCGCCTCGTAAAAGACCTGACTCATAAATTCCATCCCTCCTTGACTTGCATTTCAAGACATCCTTATTCAGTTTTGGGAGCAGAACTAGAAGCAACATTTACGTTGCTTGTAGAAGATGGTGGGGCTTTCAGATCGCTGGAGGCTGCTGTAGGGCCAGAGCCATTGGTGAGAACGactgccttcttctcgtcctctCCGCTGTCGTCGTAGTCCTCGTCAACATCCATTTTCCTAGCCGCGCGCTCAGGCTCAGAGGCGGGAGGTGGGGGTGGTCGAGCCGGAGGAGCCTGTTCCGTGCGAGGTTCTTCCTTAGGAACAACGGGCGGCTGAGGCTTTTCGTGAACGACACCAGTCATGGGCCCCGATCCCGGCTGCATCGGCGGCAAGTGATTCGAGCTCACACTGTGGTTTTGGGTGTGATGGGCAGCCTCAGAAGGGTGATAGCTCTCCGTCTTATGGCGCGGCTCGTCGGACCTCCTAGGCTCTTCAGGGCGGCGCTGCTCCTCCGTCCTACGAGCTTCAGACGAATTGCGACGGTATCCATCACGAGGTGGAGTTGAAGGTCTGCGGTGGTTTAAGTTTTCCAATCGGGCACGAGTCTCCTCATTGGCTGGCTTTTTAGCAACAGACTCCTCTTCCCACTCGCGATGTCTCTTTGGCCCAACAGATGGAGGGCGATCATCCATACGCTGGGCGGGAGCTTCAGCGATTGGGGCGGGGGGTGGCTGTGGTGCATTATTCTCAGGAGCACTCTGCGGTGGCATCTCCGAATGGTGAGGATAGTGTGGTGGAGCCGGGTGCTGGGGATAAGCCGACTTTGGAGATGGCATGCGGTTATCATGAACGGGAGGGCGGCCATCAGCAGTACGAGGGCTGCTGGCTGGTCGGAAAGTAGTCATACCGTTCGGAGGAGGATTAGCACTATTCGGGTTATTGGAAGGAGGTGCCGATGCCGAAGGCGTTGAACCACCCCAGTTAGGGTTGACAACACGTCGCTCAGCCGGCGGAGGGGCTGGAGGTTGGGATTGGGAttgaggtggtggtgggggGAGAGGCTGCGCGAATTGGTGAGCTTgaggcggcggtgatggGCCACGGCGTGACGGGCCGGATCTGTTAAGCTCAGGATATGGTTGACGAGTCGGCAGCTCTTGTTGCGGAGGAGGGCTGGGCTGTCGAAGAGGTGGTGCCGGACCACCACGGAAAGGCTCGCCACTTCGACTCTCATAAGGGTTGGGTGGCTGAGGAGGCGGGTTAACATTAGAGAGCCTGCCGGCCCAGCTctcgccagcagcttgaGTAGCAGCAGGGGGGCCGCCCGATTGTTGTTGCGTAGATCCTCCCCATTGAGGAGGACCTGTGGGACCTGTCTGATACGTTGAGGGATGCATATCAGCAGGTTGAGGAGCGGCAGGTGGTGGGCCACCATTGGTACCACCAGAgcgaagaagctggaggcGAGCTTTGATGTGTGGGTTACCTGGATCCAACTCCGCTGCCCTTTGGTAGGCGTCCAGGGCATCAGCGATCTGGTTGTTGCAAGACTCGTACTACACGCCGAGTTAGTAATCAGTTATACATACGAAAAAAGTCGATTGAGCTTGAAAACTTACCAGAGTGCCGAGATCGTACCAGACCTCAGAAATGTAAGGGTTCAGGCGAATAGCCCGCGAGTACGCGTCCAAAGCATCTCGGTATTGGTTGATCTGGTAATACAAGACACCGATGGAGCACCAAAAAGTGGGATTCTTCCCATCGCGATACACAGCTTGTTGGTAGGCTTCATATGCTTTTGGATACTTTTGTTGTGACATGTAGCACCGGCCCAAAAGATACCAACTTTGCGCATCTTGGTTGTCTATGAAAGGCGTCAGTGTCAGCGGCGTCGGCTTTCGCGATATGCCAGCATTTAATGTCCAAACTCACCTGCTGCGACAGATTTTTCTAGATACTGGATACCGCGTTCCTGGGACTCATATGAAGGGCTCTGTTGGTGGTACAGCCAacccagctgctgcagaactTTGGCGTGGTTAGGTGACTGGTCCAGCACCCGCTGGTACGCAGACTTGGCACCGTCGAACTACGAGGCAATGTTAGTATACCACATGGACACACGAAAAACCAAGCAGCTTACATCTTTCTGTTGCTCATGAACGTGTCCGATTTGGAACCAGATGTCCTCCTGCGTAAGAGGTCCAGGGGGAGAGTTGACGATGTATTTGAAACactggagagaaaaaaaggggggtcAGCAAAAATATCTTCGCAATGCGTATAAGGTGGTGGTGTATCTCACATCTAAACTCTGGTTGAATTTCGATTGctgcttatatattatacccAGTCGGAAGTAAATCTCATTGGCCTTCTCGAAGTCGGGCTGGATTGTCATGACTTGCGAGAATGCCTCTTCTGCATAATCATAGCTTCCGTACCGGTCATACAAAATGCCAATGCCATACCACAGCATGGGATCCTATGTACGAACAGGTTACGTTGGTGTTCCAAGCAACGCAAAATTTTTAGTGCATTAAATACTTACCTTGGGATCACGGAGGTTGACAAGAGCTTGCTGATATGCGTCATACGCTTTTTGTAGATTTTCGGTCATCAAGTAACAATGGCCTATAGAGTTCAATTAGCATCAACATAACAATTTCCATCCAGCGATGGCGCGGCATACCAAGATTGCCCCAAGCTTCACCATTGTTCTGGTCGAGCTGGACGATGGCTCGAAAGAATTCAAGAGCCTTGTCGAATGCTTCTCGGCCCTTGAGGAGCATTCCGATCGCGTTCATTGCGGCTGTCGAGTTGGGATTGGCCTGGAGGGCTCGTTCGTAGGCGTGCATTGCCTCATCAGGTACTCGCAGCAATTCAGAGAAGCTTCCTGTTCGGCCTGTTAACCAAAGGCCGCGCTAAGACAAATTTGCAAACAAAAGGAGGTCATACCAATCTGCAACCACACAGCCTCGTTCATGGCCGTGATCTGGTTCAAGCCGGCAATCTGGTGCGGCGGGTTGAAGTGAGCAGGCTGGACATTTTGAGGCGGAGctcctggaggaggagcctgatgctgcatctgcatcatcgTAGGCGACGGGTGGTGGTTCGCCATCGCGAGGCACTCGGCAGCGGATTATCGCGACAAGGCTGGCGGTGTAAGAAATCGGCGGCGTGGGTTTGGCAAGACAGTCTCGACGCGACCGCGCAAAATGCTTGGAGCCGGCGAATGTACGTGTCGATTAGGGCGATGGTCGTGTTGATGGCCCAATGGCTCGGATACAGGCGTGGCTCGTTAGGTATGTACCGCGCAGAGCTTAAACCCAGGCACAGCAGCGACGGCGCCTCGCGAGAAGATTGAATAAAATACGTCAGGTATGATGCGGCGCGAAGGCGAAGGCCGATGAGGCTAAATCTCTATGGAGAGCGATGGTTAGGATCGTGGAGACAAGCCAAGGTCCACGAGCACCCCCGACGCTGCTTGTTGCGGTTGCGAGATGTGATggaggggagaaaagaagaggacggGTAAatggggagagaaaaaaggctGTCCTGTGGAGGAAGGAACTGCGCTGCTGAACCGACAAACTTACCTTACCCATGAAAATGATGAAAATGGGAGAGAAGGATATGCTACAACCACGGTGGTGTACTTTGTGGAACCGGGCGGGGTCACTTTGAAATAGTGGGTCATTGCCCGCTTGGCAGCTTTTTCTGCCCCTACCTTGCCGAGGGGATGGGAGGGGGTGTTAACAGGGTTCATCGCAGAAGGTGTGTGGGTACGAAGTATCTCATACAAAGAGTCTGCGCAACGCGCGCCGCGTCCGGAGaggaggtacgtaccgctGCAGCGCCATAGCGCCCGAGGCTACCAGCGCAGGAgcccacacacacacgcacttGGCAGTGATGACGGGTCGCGGCGCTGCGAAGGGGACAAAAAGCGGGGGGCGGCAACTTGGGAGTCTGGGCACCCGAGTTGACGCAGTTGCCGGGGCCAGTACAGCAATTAGTAAGGACCTGTACCAAAGTACCTTAGCCTCTAGTACGAAGTGCAACGTGCTCACGACCAGTAGATGCCTTACTGGTATGCATAAAGCGCTAGCCCAGAGAGACAACAGCGACAGGCCAGACGAGACGAAGGCGGCTGATAGGAGCTGGGTTGAGAGCCCGATGGGGAGAAGGGGGACAGCGCTGGGGCCGACCAATCTTATCGTGACGGTGAGGCTGTCGATGTGCGGCATACAAGGCGTCTAATCTAGGCCTTGGCGGCGCATCCTTTCTTTAAAGCTATGGCCTCGCAGTTTCCCAGTGGGCAACAATGGCAAAACGCCCAATCGAGCTGACGTTTAGGCacctttttctcttattaCGCATCGCAGCCTTGTTAGAGCTTAGACGCCGCAAGAAATTCGAAGCCTCTGAGCGAGGTTAAATCAAAAGTAACAGGGTTAGCGGCTAGCTATttcaacaaagaaagaaaaaaagaaaaagaaaaaaaagccaacaACGGCAGCACTTCTCGCTCAATCATCTATTTGTATATATCCATTAGCAGAGCACAAGACTACAGTAAACAGGTAAGTTAGCCAGCCAGTCAGGCTATCACCAACGCAGGGTCGTGGTAGGATCCGCCACTAGACATCCCAACTGCTGAAGGCCCATGGGCGCAAACAAGCCTTGTCGGATGATTCAGCGGGTAAGTCAACCGGCAGCAAGAGCTTTCCTAGCTCTCGGGGGATCTTCACTCATTACTATTGGCGACGC
Proteins encoded:
- a CDS encoding uncharacterized protein (EggNog:ENOG41); the encoded protein is MPFIQQRFGGAFNLSFRRGFCINTRIPQSVRQRQRLASYSNTSSQQRHARVAPRISIPSTQRQGFFNTQQPRKMASDEDYMAFLNKANQDAEEGQAAAASSAQSGGQRAFKTTDEGSVLPKSIADVLKDAFYVSEADEPFKGVSLKWKGEGGLPDEVEFAKLIHHWDAENAQVDIMDPVDWDSDGQYANIIDAVSEATRGNDVRVYRVARDLTRAEYWVISRDDKEDRIVGVKALGVES
- the RPL3 gene encoding 60S ribosomal protein uL3, whose translation is MSHRKYEAPRHGSLAYLPRKRAARHRGKVKSFPKDDAKKPVHLTAAMGYKAGMTTIVRDLDRPGAKANKKEVVEAVSIIDTPPMIVVGLVGYIETPRGLRSLTTVWAEHLSDEVKRRFYKNWYKSKKKAFTKYAKKHSDNSGSSITRELERIKKYCTVVRVLAHTQIRKTPLKQKKAHLMEIQINGGSVAEKVDFGKDLFEKPVSVDSIFEQDEVIDVIAVTKGHGFSGVTARWGTKKLPRKTHKGLRKVACIGAWHPSHVQWTVARAGQEGYHHRTSVNHKVYRIGKGDAEDSASTETDVTKKKITPLGGFVRYGEVNNDFVMVKGSIPGTKKRVVTLRKSMWTHTSRKALEKISLKWIDTSSEFGHGAFQTPAEKKQFQGTLKKDLTSA
- a CDS encoding uncharacterized protein (BUSCO:EOG092D1J6A), which translates into the protein MANHHPSPTMMQMQHQAPPPGAPPQNVQPAHFNPPHQIAGLNQITAMNEAVWLQIGSFSELLRVPDEAMHAYERALQANPNSTAAMNAIGMLLKGREAFDKALEFFRAIVQLDQNNGEAWGNLGHCYLMTENLQKAYDAYQQALVNLRDPKDPMLWYGIGILYDRYGSYDYAEEAFSQVMTIQPDFEKANEIYFRLGIIYKQQSKFNQSLDCFKYIVNSPPGPLTQEDIWFQIGHVHEQQKDFDGAKSAYQRVLDQSPNHAKVLQQLGWLYHQQSPSYESQERGIQYLEKSVAADNQDAQSWYLLGRCYMSQQKYPKAYEAYQQAVYRDGKNPTFWCSIGVLYYQINQYRDALDAYSRAIRLNPYISEVWYDLGTLYESCNNQIADALDAYQRAAELDPGNPHIKARLQLLRSGGTNGGPPPAAPQPADMHPSTYQTGPTGPPQWGGSTQQQSGGPPAATQAAGESWAGRLSNVNPPPQPPNPYESRSGEPFRGGPAPPLRQPSPPPQQELPTRQPYPELNRSGPSRRGPSPPPQAHQFAQPLPPPPPQSQSQPPAPPPAERRVVNPNWGGSTPSASAPPSNNPNSANPPPNGMTTFRPASSPRTADGRPPVHDNRMPSPKSAYPQHPAPPHYPHHSEMPPQSAPENNAPQPPPAPIAEAPAQRMDDRPPSVGPKRHREWEEESVAKKPANEETRARLENLNHRRPSTPPRDGYRRNSSEARRTEEQRRPEEPRRSDEPRHKTESYHPSEAAHHTQNHSVSSNHLPPMQPGSGPMTGVVHEKPQPPVVPKEEPRTEQAPPARPPPPPASEPERAARKMDVDEDYDDSGEDEKKAVVLTNGSGPTAASSDLKAPPSSTSNVNVASSSAPKTE